A genomic segment from Treponema sp. Marseille-Q3903 encodes:
- the gyrA gene encoding DNA topoisomerase (ATP-hydrolyzing) subunit A, giving the protein MEEIKTPQGGSVIKIPIEEEVKQAYIDYSMSVIVQRALPDVRDGLKPVHRRIMYAMDTLHLSSGGKTKKCATIVGEVLGHYHPHGDASVYDALVRLGQDFAQRYTTVTPQGNFGTIAGDPPAAYRYTEAKMSKITEEMTADINKDTVDMIRNFDDTTEEPAVLPAKFPFLLCNGTTGIAVGMATNMPTHNLREVAAAISAYIDNNDISIEELMRYIKGPDFPTGGIIYGTAGIKKAYTTGRGKIVIRSKFTIETDKHGRESIVFTEVPYGVNTTNIINRIKELVRDKQIDGITNANDESSDRSGMRLVVDLKKGTITKIVLNQLFSKTDLQSNFGVINLALVPQQKDGDPRYCEPDYLTLKPNYLKPEVLNLKQLIMHFVNHRDEVITRRTIYDLKVAKHRMHILEALITAINNIDEVIAIIKSSENTDDAKLKLEKRFNFDDEQAQAIVDMQLKRLTHLQIEDLQNEIKELQAWIDYLQDLLSNHQKILEIIKNDTNQLAEKYGDDRRTDIIHDEVEEINIEDMIKDEDMVVMISRLGYIKRVSVTKYKKQGRGGTGSNSTSLIENDYINQLFIGSTKEYLLFITNLGRAYWIKIHEIPEAEKASRGSNIKGLLQVSADEEITTIVSLKEFSDDQYLFMITSKGIVKKVCSSDFQNAKTKGIIGIKLNDGDKLISAIATDGKSEVMLISRRGKALRIKEDSVRPMGRASCGMKGMKLSEGDEIASAVRVEQDTSIILITEKGFGKRISFEYYAVHGRGTGGQRIFGNTEGKGEIIGALNAKDNDEIVCMTSQGKTLRFKATDIKEQGQGASGVKILNVKEPDYLVGIDKVQDKDE; this is encoded by the coding sequence GGTTCGGTTATAAAAATCCCTATCGAAGAAGAAGTAAAACAGGCATATATAGATTATTCTATGTCTGTAATTGTTCAGAGAGCGTTACCTGATGTTAGAGACGGTCTTAAGCCTGTACACCGACGCATTATGTATGCTATGGATACTCTTCATCTTTCAAGTGGAGGAAAGACTAAAAAATGTGCCACAATTGTTGGTGAAGTTTTAGGACACTATCATCCACACGGAGATGCTTCTGTTTATGATGCACTTGTCCGTCTTGGTCAGGATTTTGCCCAAAGATATACAACAGTAACACCGCAAGGAAACTTTGGTACAATTGCAGGAGATCCTCCGGCTGCTTATCGTTATACCGAAGCAAAAATGTCAAAGATTACAGAAGAAATGACAGCTGACATAAACAAAGATACAGTTGACATGATTCGAAACTTTGACGATACAACAGAAGAACCTGCTGTCCTTCCTGCAAAATTCCCTTTCTTACTTTGTAATGGAACTACAGGAATTGCCGTAGGTATGGCAACAAATATGCCGACCCATAATCTTCGAGAAGTCGCTGCCGCAATTTCTGCTTACATCGACAACAATGATATTTCTATTGAAGAGTTGATGCGTTACATCAAAGGACCAGATTTCCCAACTGGCGGTATAATTTACGGTACGGCAGGGATCAAAAAAGCATACACAACTGGTCGCGGTAAAATTGTGATTCGTTCCAAGTTTACAATTGAGACAGACAAGCACGGACGCGAGTCAATTGTATTTACAGAAGTGCCTTATGGCGTAAATACAACAAATATAATAAACCGCATAAAAGAGCTTGTACGAGACAAACAGATTGATGGAATTACAAATGCCAACGATGAGTCCTCAGACCGTTCTGGAATGCGCCTTGTAGTCGATTTGAAAAAAGGCACAATCACAAAAATTGTTTTAAATCAGCTTTTTTCAAAAACAGATTTGCAGTCGAATTTCGGGGTAATAAACTTAGCTCTTGTTCCTCAGCAAAAAGATGGAGATCCGCGCTACTGTGAGCCTGATTATCTTACATTAAAGCCGAATTATCTCAAACCTGAAGTTTTAAACTTAAAGCAACTTATAATGCACTTTGTAAATCATCGAGATGAAGTTATAACGCGCCGTACGATTTATGATTTAAAAGTCGCAAAACACAGAATGCATATTTTGGAAGCTTTAATCACTGCAATAAACAATATCGATGAAGTTATTGCAATTATAAAAAGCAGTGAAAATACAGACGATGCAAAACTCAAACTTGAAAAAAGATTTAATTTTGACGATGAACAGGCACAAGCAATCGTAGATATGCAGCTCAAACGGCTGACTCATCTTCAGATTGAAGATTTACAGAATGAAATTAAAGAGCTTCAAGCTTGGATAGATTATCTTCAGGATTTGCTTTCTAATCATCAAAAGATTCTAGAAATTATTAAAAACGACACAAATCAACTTGCAGAAAAATATGGAGATGACAGACGCACTGATATAATCCATGACGAAGTTGAAGAAATCAACATTGAAGACATGATTAAAGATGAAGACATGGTCGTTATGATTTCTCGGCTTGGTTATATAAAACGTGTTTCTGTTACAAAATATAAAAAGCAGGGCAGGGGAGGAACAGGAAGCAACAGCACTTCACTGATTGAAAACGATTATATAAATCAGCTGTTTATCGGTTCTACAAAAGAATATTTGTTATTTATAACTAACTTGGGTCGTGCATACTGGATTAAGATTCACGAAATTCCTGAAGCAGAAAAAGCAAGCAGAGGTTCAAATATAAAAGGTTTGCTTCAGGTTTCAGCAGATGAAGAAATAACGACAATTGTCTCTCTTAAAGAATTTTCTGATGATCAGTATTTGTTTATGATTACTTCAAAAGGTATAGTAAAAAAAGTTTGTTCATCAGATTTCCAAAATGCAAAGACAAAAGGGATAATCGGAATAAAACTCAACGATGGAGATAAGCTCATAAGTGCAATTGCTACAGATGGAAAATCTGAAGTGATGCTTATCTCAAGACGCGGAAAAGCACTGCGAATTAAGGAAGATTCTGTTCGCCCTATGGGACGAGCGAGTTGCGGTATGAAAGGGATGAAACTTTCTGAAGGAGACGAAATTGCCTCAGCCGTAAGAGTAGAGCAGGACACAAGTATTATTCTTATAACAGAGAAAGGTTTTGGGAAACGTATTTCATTTGAATATTATGCCGTTCATGGAAGAGGAACCGGCGGACAGCGTATCTTTGGGAACACAGAAGGCAAAGGAGAGATTATAGGCGCTCTCAATGCTAAAGATAATGATGAAATTGTTTGCATGACAAGTCAAGGTAAAACATTAAGATTTAAGGCAACAGATATAAAAGAACAAGGACAAGGTGCATCTGGAGTTAAGATATTAAATGTAAAAGAACCGGACTATCTTGTAGGGATTGATAAAGTTCAAGATAAAGACGAATAA